Proteins encoded by one window of Paenibacillus sp. DCT19:
- a CDS encoding MFS transporter, translated as MSSIHTAKPSHSISNYLILITVIVVAGISQGLLLPVLSIFLEQKGVSPGLNGLNAAALYVGSFAMTLVAERLLGAIGFKKLIIGGLIFVMIPLILFPYFPDIKIWFILRLIVGVGDSALHYAAQLWVLLVTAPEKRGRYISLYGMSYGLGFSIGPLGIKLLGFGQAVPFWVLFICMAAVLVLVLMKLPNSRPEKVEQGQMPERRFRRSLTWAWYALIPALLYGYMEAGMNSNFPVYGLRIGMDANQISSLLPFVGIGGLFLQFPLGILSDRLGRKKVLMSAGIAGGITFMLIPAAGTHFWWTLVLLTIAGGLVGSFFSLGLAYAADILPKSLLPAANVVASFYFTIGSIIGPNLGGQVINWFSPGSMFIWMGCMYLLFGVAGVLFRRKPGLQSVVE; from the coding sequence GTGTCATCTATTCATACAGCTAAACCGTCACATTCCATCTCCAACTACCTGATTTTGATTACGGTTATTGTTGTGGCAGGCATTAGCCAAGGGCTTCTACTACCTGTATTGTCTATCTTCTTGGAACAAAAAGGGGTATCGCCAGGTCTCAATGGACTTAATGCTGCCGCATTGTATGTTGGATCGTTTGCTATGACCCTAGTGGCAGAGCGTTTATTAGGAGCAATTGGTTTCAAAAAATTAATCATTGGCGGGCTCATCTTTGTTATGATTCCCTTAATCTTATTTCCTTATTTTCCGGATATCAAAATATGGTTCATTCTACGCCTCATCGTTGGCGTTGGAGATAGTGCTCTGCATTATGCCGCCCAGCTCTGGGTTCTGCTTGTGACGGCTCCAGAGAAAAGAGGGCGTTACATATCCCTATACGGCATGTCCTATGGATTAGGATTCAGTATTGGTCCGCTCGGCATCAAGCTGCTGGGATTCGGTCAAGCAGTTCCTTTCTGGGTGCTTTTCATCTGTATGGCCGCTGTGCTGGTGCTTGTATTAATGAAGCTTCCGAATTCAAGACCTGAGAAGGTAGAACAGGGACAAATGCCAGAACGTCGATTCCGGCGCAGCTTGACCTGGGCATGGTATGCGTTAATACCAGCACTTTTGTATGGTTATATGGAAGCGGGAATGAACAGTAATTTCCCAGTGTACGGTCTACGCATTGGCATGGATGCAAATCAGATTTCATCATTGCTTCCATTTGTCGGAATAGGTGGACTGTTCCTGCAGTTCCCGCTGGGCATATTAAGTGATCGATTGGGTAGAAAAAAGGTGCTCATGTCAGCTGGTATTGCAGGAGGAATTACATTTATGCTCATTCCGGCAGCCGGAACGCATTTCTGGTGGACGTTGGTATTACTAACGATTGCCGGAGGGCTAGTTGGATCGTTTTTCTCTCTGGGACTCGCTTATGCAGCAGATATATTGCCAAAATCGCTGCTGCCAGCGGCTAATGTCGTAGCATCCTTCTATTTCACGATTGGTAGCATTATTGGGCCTAACCTCGGTGGTCAGGTTATTAACTGGTTCTCACCAGGAAGTATGTTTATTTGGATGGGCTGCATGTATCTTCTGTTTGGAGTTGCAGGTGTGCTCTTTAGACGTAAACCTGGGCTTCAATCTGTGGTAGAATAG
- a CDS encoding helix-turn-helix transcriptional regulator, with translation MPYQVKIDVSPIYEMLNSFLVYVTKKWIQHLDVGPEWILEVEGKLSSNVRAALAPAATWPFDDFDVLFAWAAYRNCDSKNQDFLNMLSDMSEEQLFAQISPLLPSITMEESTRIRDSYVPLLRLWDEHYCQNISEDYRTWLEEDAEEKQILLDKMGPELLIEYATAGVIVEPMPGLNEVILFPTIHNRPINMYCFYEGMMIMQYPIDAPEEDEDQPPTCLLRFTHALADPERLRLLRYVSGEPKSLAEMCEELDKDEDMVKDQVMALRIAGLLRTHLLGSNRKEKYSIRPDGVSELNMFLESYIRI, from the coding sequence ATGCCTTATCAAGTTAAAATTGATGTTTCACCGATATATGAGATGCTTAATAGTTTTCTGGTTTATGTCACCAAAAAGTGGATCCAGCATTTGGACGTTGGTCCAGAATGGATCCTTGAGGTCGAAGGCAAACTAAGCTCCAACGTGAGAGCTGCGCTGGCTCCAGCCGCTACGTGGCCTTTTGATGATTTTGACGTATTGTTTGCATGGGCTGCATACCGAAACTGTGATTCAAAGAACCAGGACTTCCTGAACATGCTTTCGGATATGTCAGAAGAGCAATTATTTGCACAAATTTCCCCTTTACTGCCTTCCATTACAATGGAAGAGTCCACACGGATTCGGGACAGTTATGTTCCGCTTTTGCGCTTGTGGGACGAGCATTATTGCCAGAATATCAGTGAAGATTATCGTACATGGCTCGAAGAGGATGCGGAGGAAAAACAAATTCTGTTAGACAAAATGGGACCAGAACTGTTAATTGAGTACGCGACAGCAGGTGTCATTGTTGAACCTATGCCTGGACTGAATGAAGTGATTCTGTTTCCAACCATTCATAACCGGCCTATTAATATGTACTGTTTCTATGAAGGCATGATGATTATGCAATATCCGATTGATGCACCTGAGGAAGATGAGGATCAACCGCCAACCTGCTTGCTGCGATTCACTCATGCTCTGGCTGATCCCGAGAGACTTCGCTTGTTACGTTACGTTTCGGGCGAACCGAAATCACTAGCTGAAATGTGTGAGGAGCTCGATAAGGACGAAGACATGGTCAAAGACCAGGTAATGGCGCTGCGCATCGCGGGCTTGCTGAGAACACATCTTCTTGGAAGCAACCGTAAAGAGAAATATAGTATTCGGCCGGATGGCGTGTCTGAACTGAACATGTTCCTGGAATCCTACATTCGCATATAA
- a CDS encoding response regulator transcription factor has translation MSKVLILEDEESIRSFIVINLKRNGFEVLEAGDGHEALRILQSVPDIDLALLDVMVPGIDGFEVCRRIRETNERLGIIFLTAKVQEQDKVYALSVGADDHVSKPFSPTELIARIQSLLRRVNVHRETAAKVTFQSGPFSLDLISKQFKKQNELIELTPTEFSLIQFFLEKENTPLSRDLLLDHVWGKEYMGDPKIVDVNIRRLRQKIENNPSEPEYLQTVWGHGYKWKGREQ, from the coding sequence ATGAGTAAAGTGCTTATTTTAGAAGATGAAGAATCCATCCGCAGTTTTATCGTCATTAATTTAAAAAGAAATGGATTTGAGGTGCTTGAGGCAGGAGATGGTCACGAAGCACTGCGAATTTTGCAATCCGTGCCGGATATTGACTTGGCGCTTTTGGATGTTATGGTACCGGGCATTGACGGATTCGAAGTCTGTCGACGCATTCGTGAGACCAATGAACGCTTAGGTATTATTTTCTTAACAGCTAAGGTACAGGAACAGGATAAAGTATATGCTTTATCGGTCGGAGCAGATGACCATGTGAGCAAGCCTTTCAGTCCAACTGAGCTGATTGCTCGGATTCAGTCCTTGCTACGTCGTGTGAATGTGCACCGGGAGACAGCGGCTAAGGTTACTTTCCAATCGGGTCCATTCTCACTTGACCTGATCTCGAAGCAATTTAAGAAACAAAATGAACTGATCGAGCTTACGCCAACGGAATTCTCATTGATTCAATTTTTCTTAGAGAAGGAAAATACACCGCTAAGTCGGGATTTGCTGCTGGATCATGTCTGGGGCAAAGAGTACATGGGTGACCCCAAAATTGTGGATGTAAATATACGTCGCTTACGCCAGAAAATTGAGAACAACCCTTCCGAACCTGAATACCTGCAAACTGTATGGGGTCACGGGTACAAATGGAAGGGCAGGGAGCAATGA
- a CDS encoding phosphonate ABC transporter ATP-binding protein, with product MIRVENLSKSVGSDRIPVLRDIRFDMQQGEMIAIVGSSGSGKSMLLKCLAMMEKWDSGKFTVDGAEILKEGMSGKRKIKREWAYLEQNPELFPRRSALKNVLIGRSGQTPVWRMVTGMVRSDDYMGAMDYLESLGLLDKAHQLAEKLSGGEKQRVAIARALAHGAKVILADEPVIGLDPHTADAVLETLRKLCEEERATVIAVLPIELAEKHATRIWGLAEGKIAFDIRGRRLTQQEKI from the coding sequence ATGATCAGAGTTGAGAATTTGAGTAAATCCGTAGGATCGGACCGAATTCCGGTTTTGCGGGATATACGATTTGATATGCAACAAGGAGAAATGATCGCTATTGTAGGATCGAGTGGCAGTGGGAAGAGCATGCTGCTTAAATGCCTGGCGATGATGGAAAAATGGGATAGCGGTAAGTTTACCGTGGACGGAGCCGAAATATTAAAAGAAGGCATGTCCGGTAAACGGAAAATAAAGCGTGAATGGGCATACTTAGAACAAAATCCTGAATTATTTCCAAGAAGATCAGCACTCAAAAATGTGTTGATTGGTCGTTCAGGTCAAACACCCGTATGGAGAATGGTCACGGGTATGGTTCGTTCAGATGATTATATGGGGGCTATGGATTATTTGGAGAGCCTTGGTCTTCTGGATAAAGCGCATCAGCTCGCAGAAAAGCTTAGTGGTGGAGAGAAGCAACGTGTAGCCATTGCGAGAGCATTGGCTCATGGTGCTAAAGTAATCTTGGCCGATGAACCTGTTATTGGACTCGACCCGCATACAGCCGACGCTGTTCTGGAAACGTTGCGTAAATTATGTGAAGAAGAACGTGCAACCGTGATTGCGGTATTGCCGATTGAACTCGCAGAGAAACACGCGACGCGGATCTGGGGGTTGGCTGAGGGCAAGATTGCTTTTGATATACGTGGACGGCGGCTGACGCAGCAAGAAAAAATATGA